From one Rosa rugosa chromosome 4, drRosRugo1.1, whole genome shotgun sequence genomic stretch:
- the LOC133743463 gene encoding protein TIFY 6B isoform X1 — MERDFLGLSSKKTCVTVKDEANDEPKNSVVTRSSNSGMQWSFSNKVSALPQFLSFTAPQEEMSRKGVHDTSSFMTISTADAFESSRKSSSGVIQKSFIHDKQAGNHYAMTVYPMQHPGANQIIPISLSTHVLQNNLFGQKNMVGSTIKPQPLAGVPILTPVSALPSKSSVVGTTDLRNASNSSGVPAQLTIFYAGTVNVYHDISPEKAQAIMLLAGNGSSPAHSKLPSTAQVQTPFPSPSTGDGFFRNQSHIASSISGLASPLSVTSHASSRPRGAFSSSNALTVSKPVATSVSSINHSEPSKVAAQSVMTNLIPAVPVPQARKASLARFFEKRKERMTSTLPYNLSKKSPDRSTPGSEGVTFSFNSSGSCPPQAIN, encoded by the exons ATGGAGAGGGATTTCTTGGGTTTGAGTTCAAAGAAGACCTGTGTGACTGTGAAAGATGAAGCCAATGATGAACCCAAGAATTCAG TAGTAACAAGAAGCTCAAATTCAGGGATGCAGTGGTCGTTTTCAAACAAGGTTTCTGCACTTCCTCAGTTCCTATCTTTCACGGCTCCTCAAGAAGAGATGTCGAGAAAAGGTGTCCATGACACATCTTCATTCATGACTATATCAACTGCTGATGCTTTTGAATCTAGCCGGAAGTCGTCCTCCGGTGTAATCCAG AAAAGTTTCATTCATGATAAGCAAGCTGGAAACCACTATGCAATGACAGTCTATCCTATGCAGCACCCAGGAGCCAATCAAATAATCCCTATTTCTTTGAGTACTCATGTTCTCCAAAACAATCTTTTTGGGCAGAAAAACATGGTTGGTTCAACAATAAAACCACAGCCGCTTGCAGGAGTTCCAATTCTAACCCCTGTATCTGCTCTTCCGTCTAAAAGTTCGGTAGTTGGTACCACTGATCTCAG GAATGCATCCAATTCTTCAGGCGTGCCTGCTCAGTTAACAATTTTCTATGCTGGTACTGTGAATGTTTACCATGATATATCTCCTGAGAAG GCCCAGGCTATTATGTTGCTGGCTGGAAATGGATCTTCTCCAGCTCATAGTAAGCTGCCTTCCACAGCTCAAGTGCAAACACCATTCCCTAGTCCTTCCACAGGTGATGGTTTCTTTAGGAACCAGTCTCATATTGCATCATCAATCTCTGGCCTTGCAAGCCCCCTTTCTGTGACGTCACATGCTAGTTCTCGCCCCAGAGGAGCATTTAGTAGCAGCAACGCTTTAACTGTATCAAAACCAGTAGCAACTTCAGTATCTTCAATCAATCACTCAGAGCCTTCAAAAGTGGCAGCACAATCTGTTATGACAAACCTCATTCCAGCAG TACCTGTGCCTCAAGCTCGTAAAGCATCCTTGGCTCGGTTTTTTGAGAAGCGCAAGGAGAG GATGACAAGCACATTGCCATACAATCTCAGCAAAAAATCTCCAGATCGCAGCACACCAGGTTCCGAGGGCGTGACCTTCTCTTTCAACTCTTCTGGTTCCTGTCCTCCCCAAGCCATAAATTAG
- the LOC133743463 gene encoding protein TIFY 6B isoform X2 — protein MERDFLGLSSKKTCVTVKDEANDEPKNSVVTRSSNSGMQWSFSNKVSALPQFLSFTAPQEEMSRKGVHDTSSFMTISTADAFESSRKSSSGVIQHPGANQIIPISLSTHVLQNNLFGQKNMVGSTIKPQPLAGVPILTPVSALPSKSSVVGTTDLRNASNSSGVPAQLTIFYAGTVNVYHDISPEKAQAIMLLAGNGSSPAHSKLPSTAQVQTPFPSPSTGDGFFRNQSHIASSISGLASPLSVTSHASSRPRGAFSSSNALTVSKPVATSVSSINHSEPSKVAAQSVMTNLIPAVPVPQARKASLARFFEKRKERMTSTLPYNLSKKSPDRSTPGSEGVTFSFNSSGSCPPQAIN, from the exons ATGGAGAGGGATTTCTTGGGTTTGAGTTCAAAGAAGACCTGTGTGACTGTGAAAGATGAAGCCAATGATGAACCCAAGAATTCAG TAGTAACAAGAAGCTCAAATTCAGGGATGCAGTGGTCGTTTTCAAACAAGGTTTCTGCACTTCCTCAGTTCCTATCTTTCACGGCTCCTCAAGAAGAGATGTCGAGAAAAGGTGTCCATGACACATCTTCATTCATGACTATATCAACTGCTGATGCTTTTGAATCTAGCCGGAAGTCGTCCTCCGGTGTAATCCAG CACCCAGGAGCCAATCAAATAATCCCTATTTCTTTGAGTACTCATGTTCTCCAAAACAATCTTTTTGGGCAGAAAAACATGGTTGGTTCAACAATAAAACCACAGCCGCTTGCAGGAGTTCCAATTCTAACCCCTGTATCTGCTCTTCCGTCTAAAAGTTCGGTAGTTGGTACCACTGATCTCAG GAATGCATCCAATTCTTCAGGCGTGCCTGCTCAGTTAACAATTTTCTATGCTGGTACTGTGAATGTTTACCATGATATATCTCCTGAGAAG GCCCAGGCTATTATGTTGCTGGCTGGAAATGGATCTTCTCCAGCTCATAGTAAGCTGCCTTCCACAGCTCAAGTGCAAACACCATTCCCTAGTCCTTCCACAGGTGATGGTTTCTTTAGGAACCAGTCTCATATTGCATCATCAATCTCTGGCCTTGCAAGCCCCCTTTCTGTGACGTCACATGCTAGTTCTCGCCCCAGAGGAGCATTTAGTAGCAGCAACGCTTTAACTGTATCAAAACCAGTAGCAACTTCAGTATCTTCAATCAATCACTCAGAGCCTTCAAAAGTGGCAGCACAATCTGTTATGACAAACCTCATTCCAGCAG TACCTGTGCCTCAAGCTCGTAAAGCATCCTTGGCTCGGTTTTTTGAGAAGCGCAAGGAGAG GATGACAAGCACATTGCCATACAATCTCAGCAAAAAATCTCCAGATCGCAGCACACCAGGTTCCGAGGGCGTGACCTTCTCTTTCAACTCTTCTGGTTCCTGTCCTCCCCAAGCCATAAATTAG
- the LOC133743463 gene encoding protein TIFY 6B isoform X4, translating to MERDFLGLSSKKTCVTVKDEANDEPKNSVVTRSSNSGMQWSFSNKVSALPQFLSFTAPQEEMSRKGVHDTSSFMTISTADAFESSRKSSSGVIQKNMVGSTIKPQPLAGVPILTPVSALPSKSSVVGTTDLRNASNSSGVPAQLTIFYAGTVNVYHDISPEKAQAIMLLAGNGSSPAHSKLPSTAQVQTPFPSPSTGDGFFRNQSHIASSISGLASPLSVTSHASSRPRGAFSSSNALTVSKPVATSVSSINHSEPSKVAAQSVMTNLIPAVPVPQARKASLARFFEKRKERMTSTLPYNLSKKSPDRSTPGSEGVTFSFNSSGSCPPQAIN from the exons ATGGAGAGGGATTTCTTGGGTTTGAGTTCAAAGAAGACCTGTGTGACTGTGAAAGATGAAGCCAATGATGAACCCAAGAATTCAG TAGTAACAAGAAGCTCAAATTCAGGGATGCAGTGGTCGTTTTCAAACAAGGTTTCTGCACTTCCTCAGTTCCTATCTTTCACGGCTCCTCAAGAAGAGATGTCGAGAAAAGGTGTCCATGACACATCTTCATTCATGACTATATCAACTGCTGATGCTTTTGAATCTAGCCGGAAGTCGTCCTCCGGTGTAATCCAG AAAAACATGGTTGGTTCAACAATAAAACCACAGCCGCTTGCAGGAGTTCCAATTCTAACCCCTGTATCTGCTCTTCCGTCTAAAAGTTCGGTAGTTGGTACCACTGATCTCAG GAATGCATCCAATTCTTCAGGCGTGCCTGCTCAGTTAACAATTTTCTATGCTGGTACTGTGAATGTTTACCATGATATATCTCCTGAGAAG GCCCAGGCTATTATGTTGCTGGCTGGAAATGGATCTTCTCCAGCTCATAGTAAGCTGCCTTCCACAGCTCAAGTGCAAACACCATTCCCTAGTCCTTCCACAGGTGATGGTTTCTTTAGGAACCAGTCTCATATTGCATCATCAATCTCTGGCCTTGCAAGCCCCCTTTCTGTGACGTCACATGCTAGTTCTCGCCCCAGAGGAGCATTTAGTAGCAGCAACGCTTTAACTGTATCAAAACCAGTAGCAACTTCAGTATCTTCAATCAATCACTCAGAGCCTTCAAAAGTGGCAGCACAATCTGTTATGACAAACCTCATTCCAGCAG TACCTGTGCCTCAAGCTCGTAAAGCATCCTTGGCTCGGTTTTTTGAGAAGCGCAAGGAGAG GATGACAAGCACATTGCCATACAATCTCAGCAAAAAATCTCCAGATCGCAGCACACCAGGTTCCGAGGGCGTGACCTTCTCTTTCAACTCTTCTGGTTCCTGTCCTCCCCAAGCCATAAATTAG
- the LOC133743463 gene encoding protein TIFY 6B isoform X3: protein MQWSFSNKVSALPQFLSFTAPQEEMSRKGVHDTSSFMTISTADAFESSRKSSSGVIQKSFIHDKQAGNHYAMTVYPMQHPGANQIIPISLSTHVLQNNLFGQKNMVGSTIKPQPLAGVPILTPVSALPSKSSVVGTTDLRNASNSSGVPAQLTIFYAGTVNVYHDISPEKAQAIMLLAGNGSSPAHSKLPSTAQVQTPFPSPSTGDGFFRNQSHIASSISGLASPLSVTSHASSRPRGAFSSSNALTVSKPVATSVSSINHSEPSKVAAQSVMTNLIPAVPVPQARKASLARFFEKRKERMTSTLPYNLSKKSPDRSTPGSEGVTFSFNSSGSCPPQAIN, encoded by the exons ATGCAGTGGTCGTTTTCAAACAAGGTTTCTGCACTTCCTCAGTTCCTATCTTTCACGGCTCCTCAAGAAGAGATGTCGAGAAAAGGTGTCCATGACACATCTTCATTCATGACTATATCAACTGCTGATGCTTTTGAATCTAGCCGGAAGTCGTCCTCCGGTGTAATCCAG AAAAGTTTCATTCATGATAAGCAAGCTGGAAACCACTATGCAATGACAGTCTATCCTATGCAGCACCCAGGAGCCAATCAAATAATCCCTATTTCTTTGAGTACTCATGTTCTCCAAAACAATCTTTTTGGGCAGAAAAACATGGTTGGTTCAACAATAAAACCACAGCCGCTTGCAGGAGTTCCAATTCTAACCCCTGTATCTGCTCTTCCGTCTAAAAGTTCGGTAGTTGGTACCACTGATCTCAG GAATGCATCCAATTCTTCAGGCGTGCCTGCTCAGTTAACAATTTTCTATGCTGGTACTGTGAATGTTTACCATGATATATCTCCTGAGAAG GCCCAGGCTATTATGTTGCTGGCTGGAAATGGATCTTCTCCAGCTCATAGTAAGCTGCCTTCCACAGCTCAAGTGCAAACACCATTCCCTAGTCCTTCCACAGGTGATGGTTTCTTTAGGAACCAGTCTCATATTGCATCATCAATCTCTGGCCTTGCAAGCCCCCTTTCTGTGACGTCACATGCTAGTTCTCGCCCCAGAGGAGCATTTAGTAGCAGCAACGCTTTAACTGTATCAAAACCAGTAGCAACTTCAGTATCTTCAATCAATCACTCAGAGCCTTCAAAAGTGGCAGCACAATCTGTTATGACAAACCTCATTCCAGCAG TACCTGTGCCTCAAGCTCGTAAAGCATCCTTGGCTCGGTTTTTTGAGAAGCGCAAGGAGAG GATGACAAGCACATTGCCATACAATCTCAGCAAAAAATCTCCAGATCGCAGCACACCAGGTTCCGAGGGCGTGACCTTCTCTTTCAACTCTTCTGGTTCCTGTCCTCCCCAAGCCATAAATTAG
- the LOC133707259 gene encoding probable serine/threonine protein kinase IREH1, with product MVFKGRFFSSKKSDSSNSPDGSTNSPRSLGSNSPSRSDKKKSKSAVKDDSKAATTSSAAVFGGGSSRQAQVKDGTKKKDAKGKDSQQAQLKTPIKSSLAGLSSTTTTPKKSAAVEPASVSPILASSLGLNRIKTRSGPLPQESFFGFRGDKGSALGSSNLSRPGAGDGSAGLKKKEAAASLSRTGFNESVTSGSWVDNGSNSDGMSTGSVPSRDQSPNMPVPPSRLQNGGESSAEAGRKISSRGRSGVLRSSEVCTPEPAYDCDNPKESESPRFQAILRLTSAPRKRHPADIKSFSHELNSKGVRPFPFWKPRGLNNVEEILVVIRAKFDKAKEEVNSDLAVFAADLVGVLEKNADTHPDWQETIEDLLVLARSCAMTSSGEFWLQCEGIVQDLDDRRQELPPGTLKQLHTRMLFILTRCTRLLQFHKESGLAEDVPVFQLRQSRILNSVDKRLNSADKRIPPSLVKDTKSSSVTKTSKAASARKSYSQEQHSLDWKRDHAVTQPAIPPPADLPSKSLESPASRDRITSWKKFPSPVGKSMKEVSKVKDQKDVKVEQLKASEHRRVSSDIDQTTVKPPEPSAKDSHEPKHGHKASWGWGYPPSGSDDTSIICRICEDEVPTSNVEDHSRICAIADRCDQKGLSVNERLVRISETLEKMMESFTQKDIQHGIGSPDVAKISNSSVTEESDGLSPKLSDWSHRGSEEMIDCFPEADNSSFMDDLKGLPSMSCRTRFGPKSDQGMTTSSAGSMTPRSPLLTPKASQIDLLLAGKASFSEQDDLPQMNELSDIARCVANTPLEDDRSIPYLLSCLEDLRIVIDRRKFDALTVETFGARIEKLIREKYLQLCELVEDEKVDISSTIIDEDAPLDDDVVRTSPIHFNKDRTSIDDFEIIKPISRGAFGRVFLAKKRTTGDLFAIKVLKKADMIRKNAVESILAERDILISVRNPFVVRFFYSFTCRENLYLVMEYLNGGDLYSLLRNLGCLDEDVARVYIAEVVLALEYLHSLYVVHRDLKPDNLLIAHDGHVKLTDFGLSKVGLINSTDDLSGPAVSETSLLGEDEAELSLSEHQRERRKKRSAVGTPDYLAPEILLGTGHAATADWWSVGVILFELIVGIPPFNAEHPQTIFDNILNRNIPWPRVPEELSPEAADLIDQLLTEDPTQRLGARGASEVKQHPFFKDINWDTLARQKAAFVPSSDSAMDTSYFTSRYSWNPSDEHVYPASDLDDSSDADSLSGSSSLSNRHDEVVDECGGLAEFESGSSINYSFSNFSFKNLSQLASINYDLLSKGFKDDPSSHRSA from the exons ATGGTGTTCAAGGGGAGGTTCTTCTCCTCCAAGAAATCAGACTCCTCCAACAGTCCTGATGGCTCCACCAACAGCCCCCGATCGCTCGGCTCCAACTCCCCAAGCAGATCCGATAAGAAGAAATCCAAATCCGCCGTCAAAGACGACTCCAAAGCCGCCACTACAAGCTCCGCCGCCGTCTTTGGCGGCGGCTCTAGTCGGCAAGCGCAGGTCAAAGACGGGACGAAGAAGAAGGACGCCAAGGGGAAAGACAGTCAACAGGCGCAGCTGAAAACGCCGATCAAGTCCAGCTTAGCTGGCCTGAGTTCGACCACGACGACTCCGAAGAAGTCGGCGGCGGTGGAGCCCGCGTCGGTGTCTCCCATTCTGGCATCGTCGCTCGGTTTGAACAGGATAAAGACGAGATCGGGGCCGCTGCCGCAGGAGAGCTTTTTCGGGTTTAGGGGAGACAAAGGCTCGGCGTTGGGGTCTAGTAATTTGTCTAGGCCCGGCGCCGGTGACGGTAGTGCAgggttgaagaagaaggaggcggCGGCGAGTCTGAGCAGAACGGGGTTCAATGAGAGTGTGACAAGTGGGAGCTGGGTTGATAATGGCAGTAATTCGGATGGTATGTCAACTGGTAGTGTgccttccagagaccaaagccCTAACATGCCTGTGCCGCCGTCGCGGTTGCAGAATGGTGGCGAATCCTCGGCTGAAGCTG GGCGAAAGATATCATCTCGAGGTCGCTCTGGAGTCTTGAGAAGTTCAGAAGTTTGCACACCAGAG CCTGCATATGATTGTGATAATCCCAAAGAGTCTGAATCTCCCCGTTTTCAAGCTATACTGCGCTTAACGAGTGCACCAAGGAAGAGGCATCCTGCTGATATAAAAAGTTTTTCCCATGAACTAAATTCCAAAGGTGTTCGACCTTTCCCATTTTGGAAGCCTCGGGGCTTGAACAACGTGGAG GAAATATTGGTTGTGATTCGGGCTAAATTTGACAAGGCAAAGGAAGAAGTGAACTCCGATCTAGCTGTATTTGCAGCAGATTTGGTTGGTGTTCTTGAAAAAAATGCAGATACTCATCCAGACTGGCAGGAAACCATTGAGGACTTGCTGGTTTTAGCTCGAAGTTGTGCAATGACATCATCTGGAGAGTTTTGGCTTCAGTGTGAAGGCATAGTTCAGGATTTGGATGATAGACGTCAAGAACTTCCTCCGGGTACACTTAAGCAGCTTCACACCCGAATGCTTTTCATACTCACTAGATGTACCAGGTTGTTGCAGTTCCATAAGGAAAGTGGATTGGCCGAGGATGTACCGGTTTTCCAGCTTCGTCAATCAAGAATTCTGAATTCCGTAGATAAAAGACTTAATTCTGCAGATAAAAGAATTCCTCCAAGTTTGGTAAAGGATACAAAAAGTTCAAGTGTTACAAAGACATCTAAAGCAGCTTCAGCTAGGAAATCTTACAGTCAGGAGCAGCATAGCTTGGATTGGAAGAGAGATCATGCGGTTACACAACCTGCAATCCCCCCTCCTGCCGATCTCCCCTCGAAGAGTTTGGAATCTCCTGCTAGTAGGGACCGAATTACCTCATGGAAGAAATTCCCATCTCCAGTCGGAAAAAGCATGAAAGAAGTTTCTAAAGTAAAGGATCAGAAGGATGTTAAGGTTGAGCAGTTGAAGGCTTCAGAACACAGGAGAGTGTCTTCTGATATTGATCAGACTACTGTGAAACCTCCCGAGCCTTCTGCCAAGGATTCTCATGAACCCAAGCATGGACACAAAGCTTCTTGGGGGTGGGGATATCCTCCTAGTGGATCTGATGACACTTCTATAATTTGTCGCATTTGTGAGGACGAGGTTCCAACTTCAAATGTGGAAGACCATTCAAGAATTTGTGCAATTGCTGATCGCTGTGATCAGAAAGGTCTAAGTGTCAATGAGCGTCTTGTCAGAATATCCGAAACTCTTGAAAAGATGATGGAGTCTTTCACTCAAAAGGACATCCAGCATGGCATAGGAAGTCCAGATGTTGCAAAAATATCAAATTCGAGTGTGACTGAAGAATCCGACGGTCTCTCTCCAAAACTCAGTGATTGGTCCCATAGAGGCTCTGAGGAAATGATTGATTGTTTTCCTGAAGCTGATAATTCATCTTTCATGGATGACCTGAAGGGTTTGCCTTCCATGTCATGTAGAACTCGTTTTGGGCCCAAGTCTGATCAAGGAATGACAACATCATCTGCAGGTAGCATGACGCCTAGGTCTCCTTTATTGACACCAAAGGCCAGTCAGATTGACTTGCTCCTGGCAGGCAAGGCTTCTTTTTCTGAGCAAGATGATCTTCCTCAG ATGAATGAACTTTCTGATATTGCCCGTTGCGTGGCAAATACACCTTTGGAGGATGATCGTTCCATTCCATATTTACTGTCTTGTCTTGAAGACTTGAGAATTGTTATTGACCGCAGAAAGTTCGATGCACTTACGGTGGAAACATTTGGGGCACGCATTGAGAAGCTGATCCG GGAGAAGTATTTGCAGCTTTGTGAGTTAGTGGAAGATGAAAAGGTTGATATATCAAGTACCATAATTGATGAAGATGCTCCTCTTGATGATGATGTGGTTCGTACAAGCCCGATACATTTTAACAAGGACCGAACATCTATAGACGACTTTGAAATTATTAAACCAATAAGTCGTGGGGCATTTGGACGAGTTTTCCTAGCTAAAAAGAGAACAACAGGGGATCTTTTTGCAATTAAG GTCCTTAAAAAGGCAGATATGATCCGTAAAAATGCTGTTGAAAGTATATTAGCAGAACGAGACATCTTGATATCAGTCCGCAATCCTTTTGTG GTTCGGTTCTTCTATTCTTTTACTTGCCGCGAAAACTTGTATCTTGTGATGGAGTATCTAAATGGAGGAGATTTGTACTCGTTGTTGAGAAATTTAGGCTGCTTAGATGAGGATGTTGCTCGTGTATATATAGCTGAAGTG GTGCTTGCTTTAGAATATTTACATTCACTTTATGTGGTTCATCGTGATTTGAAGCCTGACAATTTGTTAATTGCTCACGATGGCCATGTTAAG TTGACAGACTTTGGGCTTTCAAAGGTTGGTCTCATTAACAGCACTGATGATTTATCTGGTCCAGCGGTTAGTGAGACATCCCTACTTGGGGAAGATGAAGCCGAACTATCTCTGTCTGAGCATCAGCGAGAAAGGCGAAAGAAACGGTCGGCTGTGGGTACACCTGACTATTTGGCACCGGAGATACTGTTGGGAACAGGACATG CTGCAACTGCAGATTGGTGGTCTGTTGGGGTCATTTTGTTTGAATTGATTGTTGGCATTCCACCCTTCAATGCAGAACATCCTCAG ACAATTTTTGATAATATACTCAACCGAAATATACCTTGGCCTCGGGTACCTGAAGAATTGAGTCCTGAAGCAGCAGATCTGATTGATCA GTTATTGACAGAAGATCCTACTCAGAGACTTGGAGCCAGAGGAGCATCAGAG GTAAAACAGCATCCATTCTTTAAGGATATCAACTGGGATACCCTTGCCAGGCAGAAG GCTGCGTTTGTTCCATCTTCAGACAGTGCAATGGACACCAGTTACTTCACCAGTCGTTACTCATGGAATCCTTCAGATGAACATGTTTATCCAGCTAGCGATCTTGACGATTCCAGTGATGCTGATAGCTTAAGTGGCAGCAGCAGTTTAAGCAACCGTCATGATGAAGTT GTTGACGAGTGTGGAGGCCTTGCAGAGTTTGAGTCTGGCTCGTCTATCAATTACTCTTTCAGTAATTTCTCATTTAAG AATCTCTCCCAGCTTGCATCAATCAACTATGATCTGCTTTCAAAGGGTTTTAAGGATGATCCATCATCGCATCGCAGTGCATAG
- the LOC133742910 gene encoding probable inactive receptor kinase At1g48480 has protein sequence MHSHHQRQSLFYLCFFSILVLLPLATPDLSSDRAALLALRSAVGGRTLLWDVTRPSPCSWAGVNCEDNRVTVLRLPGVALHGTIPSGIFGNLTGLRTLSLRLNALTGPLPSDLSACVTLRNLYLQGNLFSGEIPEFLYSLHDLVRLNLASNNFSGEISPSFNNLTRIRTLYLENNKLSGSVPALDLPKLEQFNISNNLLTGSIPKKLRSYKSSSFLGNSLCGGPLGACPGEADNGDFNIDGSKKKKKLSGGAIAGIVIGSVVAFVVIVAILFLLCRKKSSSKKTSSVDIARTVKHPEVEIPGEKLPELESGGGYGNGYSVGAAAAAAMVGNGKSEAANASGGGAAGAKKLIFFGNGPRVFDLEDLLRASAEVLGKGTFGTAYKAVLEAGTVVAVKRLKDVTITEKEFKEKIESVGAMDHESLVPLRAYYFSRDEKLLVYDYMPMGSLSALLHGNKGAGRTPLNWEIRSGIALGAARGIEYLHSQGPNVSHGNIKSSNILLTKSYEGRVSDFGLAHLVGPSSTPNRVAGYRAPEVTDPRKVSQKADVYSFGVLLLELLTGKPPTHALLNEEGVDLPRWVQSIVKEEWTSEVFDLELLRYQNVEEEMVQLLQLAIDCSAQYPDKRPSISEVTRRIEELRHSTLREDQPNAVHDIDDGSSR, from the exons ATGCATTCCCATCATCAAAGGCAGAGTCTTTTTTACCTCTGCTTTTTCTCCATACTAGTTTTGCTTCCATTAGCAACACCAGATCTGAGCTCCGACCGCGCCGCCCTTCTCGCTCTCCGCTCCGCCGTCGGAGGCCGGACCCTCCTCTGGGACGTGACCCGGCCCAGCCCATGTTCCTGGGCCGGAGTCAACTGCGAGGACAACCGCGTCACTGTGCTTCGTCTCCCTGGTGTGGCTCTCCACGGCACCATACCCAGTGGCATTTTCGGAAACCTGACCGGCCTTCGCACTCTCAGTCTCCGTCTCAATGCTCTCACCGGTCCTCTCCCGTCAGATCTCTCCGCCTGCGTTACTCTTCGTAACCTCTACTTGCAGGGCAACTTGTTCTCCGGCGAAATCCCCGAGTTTCTGTACAGCTTGCATGACTTGGTCCGGCTCAACTTGGCCTCCAACAACTTCTCCGGCGAGATCTCACCTTCTTTCAACAATCTGACAAGGATAAGGACACTGTACCTCGAAAACAACAAGCTTTCGGGGTCCGTTCCGGCTTTAGACCTCCCCAAGCTCGAGCAGTTCAACATTTCGAACAATTTGCTAACCGGGTCTATTCCGAAGAAGTTACGTTCTTACAAATCGAGCTCGTTTCTGGGCAACTCACTGTGTGGAGGACCTCTCGGTGCTTGTCCAGGTGAGGCGGATAATGGAGACTTCAATATCGACGgtagcaagaagaagaaaaagctcTCCGGTGGAGCTATTGCCGGTATTGTGATTGGATCTGTGGTTGCTTTTGTTGTGATCGTTGCGATTTTGTTCCTTCTCTGCCGAAAGAAGAGCAGCAGCAAGAAGACCAGCTCAGTCGACATTGCCAGGACAGTGAAGCACCCGGAGGTCGAGATTCCCGGCGAGAAGCTGCCGGAGCTGGAGAGCGGAGGTGGTTATGGAAATGGGTACTCGGTGGGAGCGGCGGCCGCGGCGGCGATGGTGGGGAATGGGAAGAGTGAAGCTGCTAATGCTAGTGGTGGTGGTGCTGCTGGAGCTAAGAAGTTAATCTTTTTCGGAAACGGGCCGAGGGTGTTTGATCTGGAGGACTTGTTGAGAGCCTCGGCGGAGGTGTTGGGGAAAGGGACGTTTGGGACGGCGTACAAGGCGGTTTTGGAGGCCGGGACGGTGGTGGCGGTGAAGAGGCTTAAGGATGTGACCATTACAGAGAAGGAGTTTAAGGAAAAGATTGAATCTGTGGGAGCCATGGATCATGAGAGTTTGGTTCCTTTGAGAGCTTATTATTTCAGCAGAGATGAGAAGCTTCTTGTCTATGATTACATGCCCATGGGAAGCTTATCTGCGCTTTTGCATG GAAACAAAGGAGCAGGTAGAACTCCACTGAACTGGGAAATCAGGTCCGGCATTGCCCTTGGAGCTGCCCGTGGAATTGAATACCTACACTCTCAAGGCCCCAATGTCTCTCACGGAAACATAAAGTCATCCAACATCCTGCTTACAAAATCCTATGAAGGTCGGGTGTCTGATTTCGGCTTAGCACACCTTGTTGGACCCTCTTCCACTCCCAACAGAGTTGCTGGCTACCGAGCACCAGAGGTGACTGATCCTCGCAAGGTTTCACAGAAGGCCGATGTTTACAGCTTTGGGGTACTGCTCTTGGAGCTACTCACCGGGAAGCCCCCAACCCATGCTCTCTTGAATGAGGAAGGAGTTGACCTTCCAAGGTGGGTTCAGTCCATAGTTAAAGAAGAGTGGACTTCTGAGGTTTTTGATCTTGAGCTTCTGAGGTACCAGAACGTCGAGGAGGAGATGGTTCAGCTATTGCAACTTGCGATAGATTGTTCAGCACAGTATCCTGATAAACGCCCTTCAATATCCGAAGTGACAAGGCGCATTGAGGAGCTACGCCATTCTACATTGCGGGAAGATCAGCCCAATGCTGTCCATGATATTGATGATGGGTCTTCCCGATGA